The following is a genomic window from Xenopus laevis strain J_2021 chromosome 2L, Xenopus_laevis_v10.1, whole genome shotgun sequence.
TGGGAAAAATACAGactaaaaatctgtttaaaatatGACTGGATTTGCCATTAAGTTGCctactagagagagagagatcaatgGCATTATACATTGCTACACATCTTTTACACATGTACACAGGAAACAAAATGTGGGCTGCTTCTGTTAGATAAAAGGAATTTCTGTTTGTCTTCCACGCATTTATGTTTGATAGTTCAATGATTAACGACGCTATTCTCAGCAGCTTATTGGAATGCACGGGAAGAGCAATTAAGTAGTTTTCAATGCTATGTCTTAAACGGAATAACATTTGCATACATGTTGAAATCTTCCCGTTAATATTATATTGCATTGCCTAAAACTGGAATATTCCTGATAAAACTACCTGTATTGCTTCTTCCTGTTATTTTGTGGTAATAAACTGTGTTTATTCAATGGAGAAGATGGCAATAAACAATTACATCTGCTGGTTTGGCGAGCAGGTGAGCCCGATCAGGATGAGCAACGCCCAGATCACATTAAGGGCCTATGAAGGACCTCAATGACAGCTCCATGCAGTTCTTCAGATGATTTCTCAGCCAGCTCAACTGGTTTTCTGGGCAAGCCCTGACCAGGCATCTTCTGGGCCCCTTATATGGGTGAAAGGACTATTCATTTATTTAGAGGTGGATGAACTGGCATACaataatgtgtaataaaataatacagtattaAGACGGATGTGCCCTAGCTGTTCTGTTTCTCAAGTCATCTTTTGTAGTCTTTTGTTTTCAAATGCAATTGACCCTGGTGTGTTTTGTTAATGTGGAagagaccttagactgtaagctacaTAGGGGAAAGTAATGGTAACAAACCTATAAacagctctgcagaatatgttatcTCCATATAaatactgaataataataatgtatctgCCGTTCAAGCCACTTTGGGGAGAACATTTCACAATTGTCactgaaaaaaatcctttttcacGGCTGTTAACAAAActtttttaacaacttttatcTTGCTCATCCTATAAAAACGCAACTCAAATCCCAAGGAGCTTTGGCAAATAAAAACACGTAGGTAAAGGGTGATTTTGTGTATGGGGAGGTTAATACATATTTCTACACTGGCTGCTGCATAGTATTCCAGAACCAACTTCATTTATAACACCCCAGAATACATAACAAGATAAATAATACAGGACCTTCCTAGAAATGTTTGTGTGTGAAAGCCATTAAAGATGGCACCACAGAATAACCTGTAAAAATGCatttgcttgtttgtttgttttttattttaaattttttatacagCAGAGCAAGCTGGGTTTTCTTTTATAGGAAATCATGTATACAAAAATCAACACAAGGAATGCAAATCCAAGAGTCTGCACCTGTTTTTAATCAAGCTTCAAAAGTGGCTTATTTTAGTCCATTGTAAATGTCTGTTTGTGTCTGAGAGGATACTGAGGCACGCTGGAAAGATAAAAGGTATATTTCCACTGACTGACTCATTATACAGAAAATTTTCCCTCTGTTTCCAGAAATTGAAATTAGAGTATTAGAAAATGGATGACATATCTTTCTTAGGTTGTTGAAGACGTGGCAGTTTATAGTCCTGCATCTGAGAAACTGATGCAAAATTAACGtggtttcaaagaaaaaaaattcatatgacgTGATTGTGTATTGTGGCCCAATTGTGCATATCTAGGATCAAGCCTCAGTGAGAGAAGCACTCATAGGAAATCACTCGGAATGCTATGAAACAAAATGGGGGAGTGCCTGGTTTATGGTTTATTTGTACGTCAGAGGCTATTAATGCTTTCTAAAACCGCTTATTTGCTATGTTTTATCACACCATTTAATTGTaggaaaaaatttttatattatttagtgTGATCATGGAGACCCATTTTTTGGGTCCCTACCCCTAGAATTATAATACCTACAGTATTCAGATCCATACTGGGACTCTCTACCATTTGTTTAATTGATGTGCCAAGGATACCTCAACTACCAGAGGCTGAGATTATATTTATATGCTGTTGTTGCTGTTTAGGCATAACAGTCCAGATCTGTGGATCCTAAAATGAGCACAACCAGTGCTTGAGTGAGGACTGGGGAGGGATGGGCAGTGCTGGGGTTTATGAGCAGGGAGGTTAGGGGGGTGATGTGGAGCAGGTAGGATTTGATAGTAGGGGGCAATTAAATGCACAGTGGTAATTGCTGCTCTCTCAGTCAACCTGTGAGCAGGAATTATAGAAAGCCTTCTTAGTTGTGATATGAAGGCCATTAGCACAACTAACAAAATGTAGAAGCCAACCATGGCCTTGGTGATATCCCAATTATAAAATGTTGAGATTGGAAAAATCTATACTGTTTTAATCATCTTGAGACACTTCtggtctggaaaaaaacatttatacaaaaaaacatttaaaggtcaACATATCTTAATCACTGTGTACTTTGCAAGAAAGCCAGatattgttagtacaggtataggatccataatccagaaagccattagccagaaagctcaaaattacaggaaggtcatatcctacagactccattttaatctaataattcagatttctaaaaatgatttcatttttcttattaataataataataataataataatacagtagcttgtacttgatcccaactaagatttaactaattcttattggaggcaaaacgctcctattgggtttaattaatgtttatatgatattttatgaagatcgattatctggaaaaccctaaatcctgggcattctgggtaacaggtctcataccgtaaatatacattaaatgaaTTCACAATATTGCAGGactgcgtgttttttttttttgcaaacaaaatattCAGTGTCTTATAGATACAGAGCTTTTAACATTTGTATTGCACTGGCAAATATAATAGATTGCCTTGACAGACGTGCGCTATATACAGTGTATTATTGCAcagtaatataatatttattgcatCTCATGTTTGTATCTTTGGTATAATGATATGTATTTTTCTGGTGCAAACACCAGCCAGTATTTGTAGAAGGCACCTTCTGCAAATTCCATACAGTAACATTTGTGGCAAGAATATtaatctttattttctgtacaaaaCACAGTTTAGGGAAATAAAGACAAGGCATCCTGACCCGTTTGCAGTAAATGATGAGAGGAATTTGTCACATCTCAGGCCTCAATggtgcactgaattcttttcttcCAGAAGTGACAATTCCATTTCAGCATTAGGTTTAGCGACCTCAATGGCTACATGTaagcaaagttttaaaaaatcaacAACTTTTTACTCATACCACTTAATTCACGTCACCATCATCAACATATCCATGTTAAGTTTACAATAATATATGAGGAAGGTTGATTTGGTATTATGTCTGTTAAATGTTTTATCTTTCTTTTGACTTTCAGTCTTGTAGGACAAAACATATTCTGAGCCCAGGACTTTTAGTCTTTGTTCAGTTATATGATATTGGAGGCATAATATGACATAATATTTTAGTCTTTTGTAAATAGAGGCCGAATaattctttcttcttctctctttctttctttatttttggagaaataCCAGCTTCTAAATGATAACTTTCACAGTCGTGAGAAAACCTTTTAGAAGTATGTAAATGTCCAAAGCAGATGAATTCAGGGCTCACATAGTAATGGATTTGCAGTGAGTGCCAGTTCCCACCAATCCACAGAGGAAAACCTTTGCCTACCGTTAATCTCATTACCACAAACCTATCAAGTCTCACACTGAGTCCGTGTTCTGGAAGAAGGTCCATTTTCAGTGTCAAAGCTGTTTTAATGCTCAACTGTAATTATTGTGATCAAAGTGTCCCAGTAATTCCAAAATGATTAGGTTCTTAAACTTTGGCAGTAAAGAGACAATATAACTAATAATCATCTCCGAAGCACTCATTGCCCAGGTGTTCGGCAGATTCCAGCTCTACGCTGGATAGGAAACGCCTCATGCACTTCTTGCAGTTGTAATCCAGGGTAGTAGTGTAAATAACCTTAGTGTGCTTGGGATAAACAATAGTGGTGCTCTTGAACCTCTGGGGTTTGTTCTTGGGTTCTAAATGAACTTCTGCTCTATAGTTGCGCCATGTACAGTTGGGGACACAGATCACAGTTTGGCTGCAGGAGGAGAGGCCTAATCCCATTGGCATGTAGATGTTGTCAATAAAGTGCTTCTCAGAATCATATTTAACTGATGAGGTGTACCtacaaaaaacaaagaagaaaagcaAAGAATTTACCGAATTGACAGTAAGAGTAATACATAAATGTAGTAAAGCActcttaagggtaaggacacactggacgatttgtcgccaacgttttaaaaaaagtaaatcgcggcgacaagacgatcgtcttttttgaacagacgattcacagcgactattggcacagagcaaTTTGTATCCcagtacgtgctccacccaaaccggaaacggtttgtgcttcccgctgtaacctggcgtctttacgagcttgcgttcttgcgtcattgcgttcgcattgtaatttgaatacaattgctgctacttatctgtatgtgtgtgcgtgtctaggagatttcagtgcttttctaagtacatgctatttctgataaatcgctcggaaaagggtctcagtgcgttttggagctacaggcgattcacaaacgcgctgtgggcacaggagctgacgtctttcatttggttttgttcagagacaaaacgagcgatgtgtcgccgcgatttgctttttaacaacgttggcgacaaatcgtccagtgtgtccctaccctaatggTGTAAGACTGTTGTAAATAGAAGGATAGATTAAGGTCAGGAAATTGAAGGGAAGAAGAAAGATTATATTCATTTGTGTGAATAAATTAACATGAGGGAATATTATGTGAAAATAATGGTAAACCGGCTATAATTTATGTTCAAAGAATGTTTTGGATGACTCTAAAAACTGTATTTCTGCAGAGACAGGGACTTGTACAATgagaaaaaacattatttcatatTAAGTTGGGCCTGTCTCCTGCATATAGGACATGTGGATTTTTTTAATCACAGAAATATTTATAACAATGGGAAATGCTTTGATTATGGCAGATACTGTCTAGTGGCAGATGGACATTGGGAGCATCAATGTGGGAAgcagtaaaacattttcaaaagcaAATTGACTACCAGGGTTCTCCCTGTGGTGGTCGAAATTCAAAATGTTTCatatcacttaaagggattctgtcatgatttttatgatgtagtttttatttataaattacgctttttatactgcaaataattaaattaaaatttaattcctgaaccagcaagtgttttttttttgttgtaaatatggatgtgtaggcagccatctcaggtcattttgcctggtcatgtgctttcagaaagagtcagtgctgtactatggaactgctttctggcaggctgttgtttctcctactcaatgtaactgaatacgtcacagtgggacctggattttactattgagtgctgttcttagatctaccaggcagctgttatcttgtgttagagacctgttatctggttaccttcccattgctcttttgtttggctgaagtttcagtacagcagtaaagagtgactaaagtttatcagagcacaagtcacgtctttgctcttttgagaaacggatttcagtgcagtggagcagcactattaactgatgtattttgggaaaaaaaatgttttcccatgacagaatccctttaactgtagTCAATTCAGATGATCTGTTTTGAAATATGGTCATTCTTTCTACACTGGGAGTCTGATATGTCATCTATCCTTTTATGAGTGGTgccaatacaaatattttttcctgacagtaagaaaaaaatgtaatgcattgaTAAAAGATCAAACTGCAAGAAGTTGTTCTCTGATGAGCTTTGCACAACTGCTTGTACACTAGGGAGTCCTGGGACTATAGCCAGCCTGGAGGGTGGGTGAACGCAGATTTGCGGGGGCTGGGGGCAGTTTTGcagggggctttgaggggaactattccgggtgcagcatttacttgatactgaaaTGTCCTATGGTTTTTATCGGAACATGTCATTATCGCTTTAAAGGATACAGCAGTCATGTCCTAAAATGAACCCTGAAGTTAAACTTTTGCTTCATAATATTCTCAACTAAATTGACTTTGTCATTTTATAATCCCCGTCAACTACAGCCAGAAAGCTTTTCTGGATAGAGTTGAACAGGGTCATTTTAATACATGGGTATATACCCACAGACCTCCAGTACAGGGGGCTAACAGCAGACTTTTCATCTAGAATCATTTTTGACAGTCGCATCCTGAAGAAATGGAAGAACCTTAATTTTAAGCATCTGGAAAAGCTCCACAGCATGCTTATTGCAACCTTAATACTAGGTTTTCCCAAGGGTTAACAATGGTACCACTGCAGTTGGTTATAACTACTGTTTCAGCACTTTTGACTACAAAACTACCGGTTGCCTTAACGACAGATCAATTATGATTGGCTGTTTAGCACTCACAGGAAATAATCAAAATAGACAATCAAACTAAATCAGGATGACTGCTCATTTACACTATTCCTTTTGTAATTAAATCTATAGCAACTGTGTTTTTCTAAGCAATGAATTCCAGAGCTCCACAATCCCTATTAAATAATGAATCTTTTCTATAATCCAATTCTTATGTTTAGTTTTATTACCTATAAAACGGTGTCATTGACTCCTTGATAGTTTGTGATGCAAACAGCTGAAAATGTCTCGAAACAAAAAATTCCCACGTCCATGTTG
Proteins encoded in this region:
- the rflnb.L gene encoding refilin B L homeolog (The RefSeq protein has 2 substitutions, 1 frameshift compared to this genomic sequence); amino-acid sequence: MVGRLNLQDVPDLLDMKKKGERVLDSPDSGLPPSPCPSNWHLSAVATEKSPEQDISGHNAPTNLALSLSLSSSFTPRLCPLSLGEGVEFDPLPPKEIRYTSSVKYDSEKHFIDNIYMPMGLGLSSCSQTVICVPNCTWRNYRAEVHLEPKNKPQRFKSTTIVYPKHTKVIYTTTLDYNCKKCMRRFLSSVELESAEHLGNECFGDDFSYILSLLPKFKNLIILELLGHFDHNNYS
- the rflnb.L gene encoding refilin B L homeolog isoform X1, with protein sequence MVGRLNLQDVPDLLDMKKKGERVLDSPDSGLPPSPCPSNWHLSAVATEKSPEQDISGHNAPTNLALSLSLSSSFTPRLCPLSFGEGVEFDPLPPKEIRYTSSVKYDSEKHFIDNIYMPMGLGLSSCSQTVICVPNCTWRNYRAEVHLEPKNKPQRFKSTTIVYPKHTKVIYTTTLDYNCKKCMRRFLSSVELESAEHLGNECFGDDY